From Levilactobacillus zymae, a single genomic window includes:
- a CDS encoding endonuclease III has product MTIEELYHTMARTMGPQPWLKPGTPWAETPVEIMLGAILVQNTNWRNVEPALRNLKRETAFEPARLRALTPATLTPLIQSSGFYRRKAAAILSLAAWLGEHDDDLIALRQGDGAQERAELLAITGIGNETADYILMYTLDHGTFMVDTYARRLFSWLGATMPKTYPAFQKQVLAQFPLGLRDRQEFHALIDEFGKRVKTDSDFAASFLAGQHLTV; this is encoded by the coding sequence ATGACCATTGAAGAACTGTACCACACCATGGCTCGCACGATGGGGCCACAACCCTGGTTGAAGCCGGGGACGCCCTGGGCCGAGACGCCGGTGGAAATCATGCTGGGCGCCATCCTGGTACAAAACACCAACTGGCGTAACGTCGAACCGGCTCTGCGCAACCTGAAACGCGAAACGGCCTTTGAGCCAGCGCGGTTGCGGGCGTTGACGCCAGCGACCCTTACACCCTTGATTCAAAGTAGTGGGTTTTACCGCCGTAAGGCCGCGGCCATCCTGAGCCTGGCCGCGTGGTTGGGCGAGCACGATGACGATCTGATTGCCCTCAGGCAGGGGGATGGAGCGCAGGAACGCGCCGAACTCCTGGCCATCACCGGAATCGGCAACGAGACCGCCGATTACATCTTGATGTACACGTTAGATCACGGGACCTTCATGGTCGACACCTACGCTCGGCGCTTGTTTAGCTGGCTGGGGGCGACCATGCCGAAGACCTACCCCGCGTTTCAAAAGCAAGTCCTGGCCCAATTTCCGCTGGGGCTACGCGACCGGCAGGAGTTTCACGCGCTGATCGACGAGTTCGGTAAGCGGGTCAAGACCGATAGCGACTTTGCCGCGTCGTTTCTGGCGGGACAGCACCTGACCGTTTAG
- the purB gene encoding adenylosuccinate lyase — translation MLSRYTRPEMGKIWSLQNQYASWLAVEIAIDEAWAQLGEVPVADAEKIRANATFDVDRIAEIEAVTHHDVVAFTRAVSESLGAERKWIHFGVTSTDVVDTAQGYRLKQANAQLRQGIVTLIATLKTMSLKYKDTVMIGRTHGVQAEPTTFGLKIARWYAEMQRNLDRFDRAAKGVETGKISGAVGTFANVPPEVEAYVCDRLGITAQPIASQVLPRDLHADYIATLALIGTSIEEFATEIRSLQRSEIHEVEEHFNPGQKGSSAMPHKRNPIGSENVTGLARVLRGNVITAYENVSLWHERDISHSSAERIILPETTTLLDYMLHRFNRILTNLDVFPQTMLANMNRTYGLIYSQRLLLKLIEAGMSREDAYDLVQPLTAKAWDQQTQFRPLVEASAGIRARLTPDQIEDAFDYHYHLRRVDVIFKRLGLE, via the coding sequence ATGTTATCACGTTATACGCGTCCCGAGATGGGCAAGATTTGGTCGTTGCAGAACCAGTACGCGTCTTGGTTAGCCGTAGAAATTGCGATTGATGAGGCCTGGGCCCAGTTGGGCGAGGTCCCGGTGGCCGATGCCGAGAAGATTCGCGCCAACGCCACCTTTGACGTGGACCGCATTGCTGAGATTGAAGCCGTGACCCACCATGACGTGGTCGCCTTTACCCGCGCCGTATCCGAATCGTTGGGGGCCGAACGCAAGTGGATTCACTTCGGGGTCACCAGTACCGACGTAGTCGACACCGCGCAGGGCTACCGCTTGAAGCAAGCCAACGCCCAGTTGCGGCAGGGCATCGTGACGTTGATCGCCACGTTAAAGACCATGTCGTTGAAGTATAAGGATACGGTGATGATCGGCCGGACCCACGGGGTACAAGCCGAACCGACCACCTTCGGGTTGAAGATTGCCCGTTGGTATGCGGAAATGCAACGCAACTTGGACCGCTTCGACCGGGCCGCTAAGGGCGTTGAGACCGGTAAGATCAGCGGGGCCGTGGGGACGTTTGCTAACGTGCCACCCGAGGTCGAAGCCTACGTGTGTGACCGGTTGGGGATCACCGCGCAACCGATCGCTAGTCAGGTGCTGCCCCGGGATCTACACGCCGACTACATTGCCACGTTAGCCTTGATTGGGACCAGTATTGAAGAGTTCGCCACGGAGATCCGCAGTCTCCAACGTTCGGAGATCCACGAGGTCGAAGAACACTTCAACCCCGGCCAGAAGGGGTCGTCGGCCATGCCGCATAAGCGCAACCCGATTGGCTCGGAGAACGTGACCGGTCTGGCGCGGGTCCTGCGGGGTAACGTGATCACGGCTTACGAAAACGTCAGTCTATGGCACGAACGCGACATCTCGCATTCGTCGGCCGAACGGATCATCTTACCGGAGACCACCACGCTGTTGGATTACATGCTGCACCGCTTCAACCGGATTCTGACCAACCTCGACGTGTTCCCGCAGACCATGCTGGCCAACATGAACCGGACCTACGGCTTGATTTACAGTCAGCGCCTGTTGCTGAAATTGATCGAGGCGGGGATGAGTCGCGAGGACGCCTACGACCTGGTGCAACCGTTAACGGCTAAGGCCTGGGATCAGCAGACCCAGTTCCGGCCGTTGGTGGAAGCCAGCGCGGGGATCCGCGCACGGCTCACGCCAGATCAGATCGAAGACGCCTTCGATTACCACTACCACCTACGCCGGGTGGACGTGATTTTTAAACGCTTAGGTCTAGAATAG
- the glpK gene encoding glycerol kinase GlpK: MALKQPENYVLAIDQGTSSTRAFIFDHSGRKVIEGYKEVHQSYPHAGWVESDANEIWNSVLSVIASALIDASIHPENIQAIGISSQRETTIVWDKATGEPIYPAVGWQSQQTAALAKQLAADHGAEIQAKTGLVVDAYFSATKIRWILDHVAGAQERAEKGELAFGTVDSWLAWKLSGGKIHVTDYSNASRTMLFNIHELTWDADVLNWLNIPAAMLPAVKSSSEVYGVTQNFQFYGVEVPIAGLMGDQSAALLGQLAIKPGMVKNTYGDGAFAMMNTGHEPQTSKHNLLTTIAYQLDGKVTYALEGSILVAGTALAWLHESLKIIDNVPESRQAAMASTDDDEVYVVPAFNGLGAPYWDPDARGAVFGLTRGSNRNDFVKATLQSIAYQTRDVLTTMTQDTGITISELMADGGASRNRYLMQFQADILNTPVQRAADEETTATGAAIAAGLAVGYWDSLDEIEQIHADGRLFVPDMGEARRQRLYAGWQQAVKATRTFKP, translated from the coding sequence ATGGCACTAAAGCAGCCGGAGAACTACGTGTTAGCGATTGACCAAGGGACCAGCAGTACGCGGGCCTTTATCTTTGACCACAGCGGGCGCAAGGTGATTGAGGGGTATAAGGAAGTCCATCAGTCCTACCCGCACGCCGGTTGGGTCGAATCCGACGCCAATGAAATCTGGAACAGTGTCTTGTCGGTGATTGCCAGCGCGTTGATCGACGCGTCGATTCACCCGGAGAACATTCAAGCCATCGGGATCAGTAGCCAACGGGAAACCACGATTGTCTGGGACAAGGCCACCGGCGAACCAATCTATCCGGCCGTGGGCTGGCAGAGTCAACAGACCGCCGCGTTGGCCAAGCAATTGGCCGCTGACCACGGTGCCGAGATCCAGGCCAAGACCGGGTTGGTGGTTGACGCCTACTTTAGTGCCACCAAGATTCGGTGGATCTTAGACCACGTTGCCGGGGCCCAGGAACGCGCCGAAAAAGGTGAGTTGGCCTTCGGAACCGTCGATAGTTGGTTGGCCTGGAAATTATCGGGTGGTAAGATTCACGTGACCGACTACAGTAACGCTAGCCGGACCATGTTGTTTAACATCCACGAGTTGACCTGGGACGCCGACGTCTTGAATTGGTTGAACATTCCGGCGGCCATGTTGCCGGCCGTGAAATCCAGCTCCGAGGTCTACGGGGTCACCCAGAACTTCCAGTTCTACGGCGTCGAGGTGCCGATTGCCGGACTGATGGGGGACCAATCGGCCGCCTTACTGGGGCAACTGGCGATTAAGCCGGGGATGGTCAAGAACACTTACGGCGACGGAGCCTTTGCCATGATGAACACGGGCCACGAACCGCAAACGTCCAAGCACAACCTGCTAACCACGATTGCCTATCAGCTGGACGGCAAGGTCACCTACGCCCTCGAAGGGTCGATCCTGGTGGCCGGGACCGCGTTAGCCTGGCTACACGAGAGTTTGAAGATCATCGACAACGTGCCCGAATCGCGGCAGGCCGCCATGGCCTCGACCGATGACGACGAGGTCTACGTGGTCCCGGCCTTTAACGGGTTGGGGGCGCCGTATTGGGATCCCGATGCACGCGGGGCGGTCTTTGGTCTGACGCGCGGGAGTAACCGGAACGACTTCGTCAAGGCCACCTTGCAGTCGATTGCCTACCAGACCCGCGACGTGTTAACCACCATGACGCAGGACACCGGTATCACGATTTCCGAATTGATGGCCGACGGTGGGGCGTCGCGGAACCGCTACTTGATGCAGTTCCAGGCCGATATCTTAAACACGCCGGTCCAACGAGCGGCCGACGAAGAAACCACGGCGACGGGGGCCGCGATTGCCGCCGGGTTGGCGGTCGGCTACTGGGACAGTCTCGATGAGATCGAGCAGATCCACGCCGATGGTCGCCTGTTCGTGCCCGACATGGGTGAGGCCCGGCGGCAACGCTTGTATGCCGGGTGGCAACAAGCCGTCAAAGCCACGCGGACGTTTAAGCCCTAA
- a CDS encoding N-6 DNA methylase has protein sequence MTQRRTTAFKKLLAAFKGVPKGGERVYWQAALSFFGYRYLAMSVETVVRQRLGTQRPEVVWQDATHRQRLQTVLQEELGFYLEPQLWPEQFLAAMHHLHGHDLSMRLTGALQQAMDQIAASTTPTSRPTFVHLFDDVDLDSLQFGGTAEQRIENVSRLFLRVYQLPVDDWGAVYENLLQCAAARVHLPAGSFYTPRSVSTLQAGLVDQGQAVTAVYDPTMGTGSSLILAGQRLGATTYYGQELMPGTASLAQLNLLVHGVSYRDGQVAVGDVLTADRLAGRKFAAIVATPPAAAYWDPHYLANDPRFTAYGQFAPKSKADWAFVEHMLAHLTDRGCLAVVLPVGSLFRQEAEGVIRRQIVERDNLLDAVISLPAKIGQLTASAVVVFRRGRTTRDVWLLDAAGFGTKQDGKIDLVATAVTAILDRYHQRQEVPHLAHLATLAELRANAFDLSVARYVTPADRHPAVDVPTTLREIQATKRELAQLDNEYNRLLAQLVQSQDAATPETLALLRAMSERK, from the coding sequence ATGACGCAAAGACGAACAACGGCATTTAAAAAACTACTGGCAGCCTTCAAGGGGGTACCCAAGGGGGGCGAACGGGTTTACTGGCAGGCGGCGCTGAGTTTCTTCGGCTACCGGTACCTGGCGATGAGTGTCGAAACGGTGGTTCGCCAACGCCTGGGGACGCAGCGGCCGGAAGTAGTTTGGCAGGACGCCACCCACCGCCAACGCCTGCAAACTGTCCTGCAGGAAGAATTGGGTTTTTACCTGGAACCCCAACTCTGGCCGGAACAGTTCTTGGCGGCGATGCACCACCTGCATGGTCACGATTTAAGTATGCGGCTGACGGGAGCCTTACAGCAGGCCATGGACCAGATTGCCGCCTCGACCACGCCCACGTCGCGTCCGACCTTCGTGCATTTGTTCGACGATGTGGACTTAGACAGTCTACAGTTCGGGGGAACGGCGGAACAGCGGATTGAAAACGTCAGCCGATTGTTCCTACGAGTCTATCAATTACCGGTTGACGACTGGGGCGCCGTGTACGAGAACCTGTTACAGTGTGCGGCGGCCCGGGTGCACCTGCCCGCGGGGAGCTTTTACACTCCCCGGTCGGTCTCGACCCTGCAAGCGGGCTTGGTCGACCAAGGTCAAGCGGTGACGGCGGTGTACGACCCGACCATGGGCACGGGGTCGTCGCTGATTCTGGCGGGGCAACGCTTGGGGGCCACCACGTATTACGGGCAAGAGTTAATGCCCGGGACGGCGAGTTTGGCGCAACTCAACCTCTTGGTTCACGGGGTGTCCTACCGGGACGGTCAGGTCGCCGTAGGGGATGTCTTAACGGCGGACCGGTTGGCTGGTCGGAAATTTGCGGCCATTGTGGCCACCCCGCCGGCCGCGGCCTACTGGGACCCGCACTACCTGGCGAACGACCCGCGGTTTACGGCTTACGGGCAGTTTGCCCCCAAATCCAAGGCCGATTGGGCGTTCGTTGAGCACATGTTGGCCCATTTGACGGATCGGGGTTGTCTGGCGGTGGTCTTGCCGGTGGGCAGCCTGTTCCGGCAGGAGGCCGAGGGCGTGATTCGTCGGCAGATCGTCGAACGGGACAACTTGTTGGACGCGGTGATTAGTCTTCCCGCTAAAATTGGTCAGTTGACGGCTAGCGCGGTGGTGGTCTTTCGGCGGGGCCGGACGACCCGGGACGTGTGGTTGTTGGATGCAGCCGGGTTCGGCACGAAACAAGACGGGAAAATTGATTTGGTGGCAACGGCGGTCACGGCCATCTTGGACCGGTATCACCAGCGGCAGGAGGTCCCCCACCTGGCCCATTTGGCGACCCTGGCGGAACTCCGCGCAAACGCGTTTGACCTCAGCGTGGCGCGGTACGTGACGCCGGCAGATCGGCACCCGGCAGTGGACGTGCCGACGACGCTGCGGGAGATTCAGGCGACGAAACGCGAATTGGCGCAGCTGGATAATGAGTATAACCGCTTGTTGGCCCAGCTGGTACAGAGTCAGGATGCGGCGACGCCAGAGACCTTGGCGCTGTTGCGGGCGATGAGTGAACGCAAGTAA
- a CDS encoding alpha/beta hydrolase — MSLRGKWLLFKTQHSQLKQQIQQAFLQPSRRNLAVVPAKFPADIVTKEREIFGGRILTAATGAPLPQHIILFHGGAYTMQGTASHREMMTALIREANLRISYVDYPLVPEATVDDTLGFAGNAYGYLHAQYPDDQFFLMGDSAGGGLALTLLQQLKVHQEALPAGTILISPWTDLSMMNPDLTAAAKHDPYLTLATLKKIGFEYAGDHPVTDPRVSPIYGNFDDLGPILLYYGTNELLSADDQRLVQKLEDATGTDFAAHAVRSMLHDYILWRKLPETKRTLKEIKQFILTGALPED, encoded by the coding sequence GTGAGCTTGCGTGGGAAATGGTTACTCTTCAAGACCCAGCACAGTCAACTCAAGCAACAGATCCAACAGGCTTTTTTACAGCCCAGTCGGCGTAACCTAGCCGTGGTGCCGGCGAAATTTCCGGCCGACATCGTGACTAAGGAACGAGAAATTTTTGGTGGCCGGATCCTGACCGCCGCGACCGGCGCCCCGTTGCCCCAACACATCATCTTATTTCATGGCGGCGCCTACACCATGCAGGGCACCGCGAGTCACCGCGAGATGATGACGGCGTTGATTCGGGAGGCCAACCTGCGAATCTCGTACGTCGATTATCCGTTGGTGCCGGAAGCCACGGTTGACGACACCCTGGGCTTTGCGGGCAATGCCTACGGGTATCTGCACGCCCAGTATCCCGACGACCAGTTCTTCTTGATGGGGGACTCGGCGGGTGGTGGCTTAGCGTTGACGCTGTTGCAGCAGTTAAAGGTCCATCAAGAAGCCTTGCCGGCCGGAACGATTCTGATCTCGCCCTGGACCGACCTGAGCATGATGAATCCGGATCTGACCGCCGCAGCCAAGCACGATCCGTACCTGACGTTGGCGACGCTGAAGAAGATTGGGTTTGAATACGCCGGCGACCATCCGGTGACCGATCCCCGGGTTAGCCCGATTTATGGTAACTTTGATGATCTGGGCCCCATTCTCCTGTATTACGGGACCAACGAGTTATTGTCGGCCGACGACCAACGCTTGGTACAGAAGTTAGAAGACGCGACGGGAACCGACTTTGCGGCCCACGCGGTGCGGTCGATGCTCCATGACTACATCCTGTGGCGTAAGTTGCCGGAGACCAAGCGGACGTTGAAGGAAATTAAACAGTTCATCTTAACCGGTGCCTTGCCGGAAGATTAG
- the rlmD gene encoding 23S rRNA (uracil(1939)-C(5))-methyltransferase RlmD, with amino-acid sequence MRNYQKRDDYRDNYRRGRRNDHRDTPQVEVEEGQRFPLTIKKMGINGEGIGYYKRMAVFVPGALTGEEAVVEVTSISHRYLRAKVHRIRKASPYRVEPRDSYADQVGGFELEHLAYPQQLEFKRDIVRQSLERYHPYGFKDYDVRPTLGMADPYAYRNKAQFQVRQAADGTVQAGLYAERSHDLIDLPTCSVQMPVTMTVMRALVKMLQDLEVPIYDEAHNSGIVKTLVVRAAANTDDVQVTFITNSKKLPHKHQLLLRMADELPQVTSVMQNINPGKTSLVWGEETQHLAGEETITEKLGGLAFKLSARAFLQLNPAQTEVLYDQAKKALDLQPGQTVVDAYSGVGTIGLSLADVAAEVRGMDVIPEAVADANANAALNGITNAHYEVGTAEDLLPKWAVAGFRPDAIVVDPPRTGLDGHLMDTILAIHPQKLVYISCNPSTLAKDLDTLTDDYRVDYIQSVDMMPQTARCEAVVKLSQR; translated from the coding sequence ATGAGAAATTATCAAAAACGCGACGATTACCGGGACAACTACCGCCGGGGCCGCCGCAACGACCACCGGGACACGCCCCAGGTCGAAGTCGAAGAGGGCCAACGTTTTCCGCTGACCATCAAGAAGATGGGGATCAACGGCGAAGGCATCGGCTACTACAAGCGCATGGCCGTCTTCGTGCCCGGCGCGTTGACCGGTGAAGAAGCCGTGGTGGAAGTCACCAGCATCTCTCACCGTTACTTGCGGGCCAAGGTCCACCGGATTCGCAAGGCCAGCCCGTACCGCGTCGAACCGCGCGACAGCTACGCCGATCAGGTCGGTGGCTTCGAGCTCGAACATTTAGCCTACCCGCAACAACTTGAATTCAAGCGCGACATCGTCCGTCAATCGCTGGAACGCTACCACCCTTATGGTTTCAAGGATTACGATGTCCGTCCCACGCTGGGGATGGCCGACCCGTACGCCTACCGTAACAAGGCCCAGTTCCAAGTCCGTCAAGCCGCGGATGGCACGGTCCAAGCCGGCCTATACGCCGAACGCAGTCACGATTTGATCGACCTGCCCACCTGCTCCGTGCAGATGCCCGTCACCATGACCGTGATGCGCGCGTTGGTCAAGATGCTACAAGACTTAGAAGTCCCGATTTACGACGAAGCCCACAACTCCGGCATCGTCAAAACGCTGGTGGTCCGCGCGGCCGCCAACACCGACGACGTTCAGGTCACCTTCATCACCAACTCCAAAAAGCTGCCCCACAAGCACCAACTCCTGTTGCGGATGGCCGACGAGCTGCCCCAAGTGACCTCCGTGATGCAAAACATCAACCCGGGCAAGACGTCATTGGTCTGGGGCGAGGAGACCCAACACCTGGCCGGTGAAGAAACCATCACCGAAAAGCTGGGCGGCCTGGCCTTCAAGCTTTCCGCCCGAGCCTTTCTCCAACTCAACCCGGCCCAGACCGAGGTCTTGTACGACCAGGCGAAGAAGGCCCTGGACCTGCAACCCGGTCAAACCGTGGTCGACGCCTACTCCGGGGTCGGCACCATCGGGCTGTCGTTAGCCGACGTGGCCGCCGAAGTCCGGGGGATGGACGTTATCCCCGAAGCCGTGGCCGACGCCAACGCCAACGCGGCGCTTAACGGGATCACCAACGCCCACTACGAGGTCGGCACCGCCGAAGATCTCCTACCTAAGTGGGCCGTGGCCGGGTTCCGGCCGGACGCCATCGTGGTCGACCCACCCCGCACCGGTCTGGACGGTCACCTGATGGACACCATCTTAGCGATTCACCCGCAAAAGTTGGTCTACATCTCCTGCAACCCCTCGACGCTGGCCAAGGATTTAGATACGTTGACCGACGATTACCGCGTCGACTACATCCAATCCGTCGACATGATGCCGCAAACGGCCCGCTGCGAAGCGGTCGTCAAGTTGTCGCAACGATAG
- a CDS encoding tyrosine-protein phosphatase — MTNSRILKVTGGLNFRELGGYPTVDGRTVKWHKLVRTAGLDKLTTADQDYLAHYGVVADVDFRSKDERTQSPDKVPTGATYHFLPVFPDGDETDASASQADLERRFSSDGTAGYQHMLEVYRNMITLQTAQSAYHDFLATLLANEQTDQAVLFHCTAGKDRTGMGAFLALSALGVDPQVIRHDYLLTNENVVPMVDKMLAQAKAAGKGDAFIANIRALSTVNPDYFDTAMKVINTQYGGVQDYLRDVLDFSRKDVEALKELYLD; from the coding sequence ATGACAAACAGTCGGATTTTAAAGGTGACGGGCGGCCTCAACTTCCGCGAACTCGGGGGGTATCCTACCGTCGATGGGCGCACCGTGAAGTGGCACAAGTTGGTGCGGACCGCGGGGTTAGATAAGCTCACGACCGCCGACCAAGACTACTTAGCACACTACGGGGTCGTGGCCGACGTGGACTTCCGGTCCAAAGACGAGCGAACCCAGTCCCCCGACAAGGTCCCGACCGGTGCGACCTATCACTTTTTACCGGTCTTCCCGGACGGCGACGAGACCGACGCTTCGGCCAGCCAAGCCGACCTGGAACGCCGCTTCTCTAGCGACGGAACGGCCGGCTACCAGCACATGCTGGAAGTCTACCGCAACATGATCACCTTACAGACCGCCCAAAGTGCTTACCACGACTTTCTGGCCACCCTTTTAGCTAACGAGCAGACCGATCAGGCCGTCCTGTTTCACTGCACCGCCGGTAAGGACCGGACCGGCATGGGCGCCTTCTTAGCGCTCAGTGCCCTGGGCGTCGACCCCCAAGTCATTCGGCACGACTACCTGCTGACCAACGAAAACGTGGTTCCCATGGTGGACAAGATGTTAGCCCAGGCTAAAGCCGCCGGTAAAGGGGACGCCTTTATCGCCAACATCCGGGCGCTGTCCACGGTCAATCCGGACTACTTCGATACCGCCATGAAGGTCATCAACACCCAATACGGCGGGGTCCAAGATTACCTGCGTGACGTCCTCGACTTTTCCCGTAAGGACGTTGAAGCCCTGAAAGAACTCTACCTTGATTAA
- a CDS encoding alpha/beta hydrolase, producing MKKKLTLALPLVGAAATALLASEHLFNFAFKRVNYVPETSADKQKYADAYYAYVDWYQAIDKQTWYLHEHDARNRMVAEYIPAETASDRTVIIGHGYKGNGETMANFAQMYHNLGFNVLLPDDRGHGESAGKYISFGWLDRLDYLQWIQQVIDRSDRPVKILLFGVSMGGATMEMLSGESLPPQVKAIIADCGYSSVEAKLVYLLKRQYHLPKYPIEPLVSTISKRRLGYYLNDVTATGQLKKNTRPILFIHGEKDVYVPVGMAYENYAATHAPKQLWIVKNASHAESFWINPQRYQQRVVHFLNTYFDPQQPSA from the coding sequence GTGAAGAAAAAACTAACTTTGGCCCTCCCCTTAGTGGGGGCGGCCGCAACCGCCTTATTGGCCAGTGAACACCTGTTTAATTTCGCGTTCAAACGGGTCAACTACGTCCCCGAAACCTCCGCGGATAAGCAGAAATACGCGGACGCCTACTACGCTTACGTCGACTGGTACCAGGCCATCGACAAGCAAACCTGGTACCTGCACGAACACGATGCCAGAAATCGGATGGTCGCCGAATACATCCCCGCTGAGACCGCCAGTGACCGCACGGTAATCATCGGCCACGGCTACAAGGGTAACGGCGAAACCATGGCGAATTTCGCTCAGATGTACCACAACCTCGGGTTTAACGTGTTGTTACCCGACGACCGGGGTCACGGCGAAAGCGCCGGTAAATACATCAGCTTCGGTTGGCTGGACCGGTTGGATTACCTGCAATGGATTCAGCAGGTCATCGACCGTAGCGACCGGCCCGTGAAGATTCTCCTGTTCGGCGTGTCGATGGGCGGGGCCACCATGGAGATGTTGTCGGGTGAAAGCCTCCCGCCACAGGTCAAAGCCATCATCGCCGACTGCGGCTATTCCAGTGTCGAGGCCAAACTGGTCTATTTGCTGAAGCGCCAATATCATTTACCCAAGTATCCAATTGAACCGCTGGTCTCCACCATCTCTAAGCGGCGGCTGGGCTACTACTTAAACGACGTGACGGCGACCGGGCAACTCAAGAAAAACACGCGACCGATCCTGTTCATTCACGGTGAAAAGGACGTGTACGTACCGGTGGGGATGGCCTACGAGAATTACGCGGCGACCCACGCACCTAAGCAGCTGTGGATCGTGAAAAACGCCTCACACGCGGAGAGTTTCTGGATCAACCCGCAACGTTACCAGCAACGGGTGGTCCACTTCTTGAACACGTATTTCGACCCGCAGCAACCGTCGGCGTAG
- a CDS encoding type II toxin-antitoxin system Phd/YefM family antitoxin yields MTQIKDTTTKKLRKHFAHYADWVNQHNGAVVVQRQHHANVVMVSKAEYQAWQQTLEAWSTLTQNQDLQRKMDRLTNDADLSDSAPDKQE; encoded by the coding sequence ATGACGCAAATCAAAGATACAACAACCAAGAAGCTGCGCAAACATTTTGCCCACTATGCCGATTGGGTCAACCAGCATAACGGCGCGGTGGTCGTTCAACGGCAACACCACGCTAATGTCGTGATGGTCTCGAAGGCCGAGTACCAGGCCTGGCAACAGACTTTGGAAGCCTGGTCGACGTTGACCCAGAATCAGGATCTGCAACGCAAGATGGACCGGCTGACTAACGATGCCGATTTAAGTGATTCGGCACCGGATAAACAGGAGTAA
- a CDS encoding DUF2628 domain-containing protein: protein MQDPFKGFNDDDNNNNGNGPQGLPLPPNYATVVNPETGNLRIAKVGFSWTMFLFHPIPTIFRADWYNFLCIVGVELGAIMLFNMLVPANQQVTATSGLELGIALLWGAIYNMMYYKHLFNQGFVPADERSRDLLTRAHYWKP from the coding sequence ATGCAAGATCCTTTTAAGGGCTTTAACGATGACGACAACAATAACAACGGTAACGGCCCTCAAGGACTGCCCTTACCGCCGAATTACGCCACCGTCGTGAACCCGGAAACCGGTAACCTCCGCATCGCGAAAGTTGGGTTCTCATGGACCATGTTTCTGTTCCACCCGATTCCCACGATTTTCCGCGCGGACTGGTATAACTTTTTGTGTATCGTGGGGGTTGAACTTGGCGCCATCATGCTATTTAACATGCTAGTGCCGGCTAATCAACAAGTCACCGCAACCAGCGGTCTGGAACTCGGTATCGCCCTGCTCTGGGGGGCCATCTACAACATGATGTACTACAAGCACCTGTTCAATCAGGGCTTCGTGCCGGCCGACGAGCGCTCGCGCGACCTGCTCACCCGAGCCCACTATTGGAAACCCTAA
- a CDS encoding undecaprenyl phosphate translocase family protein, with protein sequence MLTQRTSSLVTRVFKGIIIALGFILPGVSGGVLAAILGLYERLLGFMAHPRQRWRQDLPFFLPVGIGGVLGVALLSAPLAYLLTHAQVIVLWGFAGAIVGTLPALLATATQHSRRDLVDWLWFGGTLLVGGLGLYNVSHLGTLPANFIGFVVAGGLIALGVLVPGLSPSNLLLILGLFSPMLLGFKNLDLLGVFLPIAIGGLITMALLAKGIEYLIDHHHSRVYHFIIGLVVASTALILIPNAHAAESISYAGATPLTWGASLLAAGAGIALGWWMSRLEAKYK encoded by the coding sequence ATGTTGACCCAACGGACGTCCAGTCTCGTGACCCGCGTTTTTAAAGGTATCATCATTGCCCTCGGCTTTATTCTACCCGGCGTTTCCGGTGGCGTGCTCGCCGCCATCCTGGGACTCTACGAACGCCTGCTGGGCTTCATGGCCCATCCCCGCCAGCGCTGGCGCCAGGACCTGCCGTTCTTTCTACCGGTCGGCATCGGGGGCGTCTTAGGCGTGGCCCTGCTCTCCGCACCGCTAGCCTACCTGCTGACCCACGCGCAAGTCATTGTCTTGTGGGGCTTCGCCGGAGCCATCGTCGGCACCCTTCCCGCCCTTCTCGCGACCGCCACGCAACATTCGCGCCGCGACCTGGTCGATTGGTTGTGGTTCGGGGGCACCCTGTTAGTCGGGGGCCTAGGGCTGTATAACGTCAGCCACCTGGGGACGCTACCCGCCAACTTCATCGGCTTCGTGGTGGCCGGCGGTCTGATTGCCCTGGGTGTCCTGGTGCCCGGCCTCAGCCCGTCGAACCTGTTGCTGATTTTGGGTCTGTTCTCCCCGATGCTCCTGGGGTTCAAGAACCTCGACCTATTGGGCGTCTTCTTGCCCATCGCCATCGGGGGACTGATCACTATGGCCCTGTTGGCGAAGGGCATCGAATACCTGATTGACCACCATCACTCGCGGGTCTACCACTTCATCATCGGCCTGGTGGTCGCCAGTACCGCACTGATCTTGATTCCCAACGCCCACGCAGCCGAAAGCATTTCCTACGCCGGGGCCACGCCGCTGACCTGGGGCGCGAGTCTATTAGCCGCCGGAGCCGGGATTGCCCTGGGCTGGTGGATGAGTCGCCTGGAAGCTAAATATAAATAA